From the genome of Oscillatoria salina IIICB1, one region includes:
- a CDS encoding MotA/TolQ/ExbB proton channel family protein: MGLGEIVLIPLLVFSLVAIALIIERCIFWWRLQKFQEPIIKEFLSQYQSNSQTSLTLLENSSHFPLPRIFLTALELNHPTPEEFRLALETAAQAEITILKRFNTVFETIISIAPLLGLLGTILGLIEAFAALRLGDISNTNTAGVTGGISDALITTVAGLIVAIFTLLFANTFRGLYRRQLTTIQKYGGKLELLYRHYYQINK, from the coding sequence ATGGGACTGGGTGAAATAGTCTTAATACCCCTACTCGTATTTTCGCTCGTAGCGATCGCGCTAATCATCGAGCGATGTATTTTTTGGTGGCGTTTACAAAAGTTTCAAGAACCGATAATCAAAGAATTTCTGAGTCAATATCAATCTAATTCTCAGACAAGTTTAACACTACTAGAAAACAGCTCTCACTTTCCTCTTCCCCGAATCTTCCTCACCGCTTTAGAATTAAACCATCCCACTCCAGAAGAATTTCGCTTAGCCTTAGAAACTGCCGCCCAAGCCGAAATTACCATACTCAAGCGCTTTAACACCGTCTTTGAAACAATTATTAGCATTGCCCCGTTATTAGGCTTACTAGGAACAATATTAGGCTTAATCGAAGCCTTTGCCGCCCTAAGACTCGGCGATATTAGTAACACTAACACGGCGGGAGTAACCGGAGGAATTAGCGACGCTTTAATCACCACCGTAGCAGGCTTAATCGTCGCAATTTTCACCCTTTTATTTGCTAACACATTTCGCGGATTATATCGCCGTCAACTAACAACAATTCAGAAATACGGCGGCAAATTAGAACTACTATATCGACACTATTATCAAATCAACAAATAG
- the clpS gene encoding ATP-dependent Clp protease adapter ClpS — MSVDILEKPSTTTIEKTNTVRKHAPRYRVLLHNDDFNSMEYVVQVLMQTVAGMTQPQAVNIMMEAHTNGIALVITCALEHAEFYCETLKNHGLTSTIEPDE, encoded by the coding sequence GTGTCCGTTGATATCCTGGAAAAGCCATCAACCACAACCATAGAGAAAACAAATACTGTCCGTAAACACGCACCTCGCTATCGAGTTTTACTCCATAACGATGATTTTAATAGCATGGAGTATGTCGTACAGGTGTTAATGCAAACAGTAGCGGGGATGACTCAGCCCCAAGCTGTTAATATCATGATGGAAGCTCATACAAATGGTATTGCTTTAGTTATTACTTGTGCTTTGGAACACGCTGAGTTTTACTGCGAAACGCTGAAAAATCACGGTTTAACCAGCACAATTGAACCTGATGAATAA
- a CDS encoding ribbon-helix-helix domain-containing protein, with amino-acid sequence MNISLQPELEQYLQEKVSRGQYQSIDEAIEEGIKLLINRDEIYQGRFEELKEEIGIGVSASEQGDLINSDEVFERLEKKLNQRRMQQENE; translated from the coding sequence ATGAATATTTCTTTACAGCCAGAATTGGAACAATATCTCCAAGAGAAAGTGAGCAGAGGTCAATATCAGTCTATTGATGAGGCAATTGAGGAAGGAATTAAACTGTTGATAAATCGGGATGAGATTTATCAGGGACGTTTTGAGGAGTTGAAAGAAGAAATCGGGATTGGGGTATCAGCCTCAGAACAAGGCGATTTGATTAATAGTGATGAGGTATTTGAAAGGCTAGAAAAAAAGTTAAATCAGCGTCGAATGCAACAGGAAAATGAGTAA
- a CDS encoding LmeA family phospholipid-binding protein, giving the protein MIGGFVGFGNDRGADWAENMLSTVATNTLRHLFTRSELVDVQVRCNPPSKLLQGSIDSFKMNGRGIVIRRQFRAEEMSFETDAVSIDAGSVMQGNLSLKQPTQAIAAVKLTEKDINEAFGADLVKKRLEKLTLPTLTELSDGKPVSFTDVQIELLPNNGLKLFAKADLSDNGKVPVSLSCTLGVERRRRIKFQNAKFEPEAVPEELRDISEQLTNVLIEILNDMVDLDRFNLDGVNMRINRLETQGNMLVFTGYAQIERVPKTG; this is encoded by the coding sequence ATGATTGGTGGCTTTGTTGGTTTTGGTAACGATCGCGGCGCGGACTGGGCAGAAAATATGCTCAGTACCGTAGCCACAAATACCCTGCGCCACCTGTTTACTCGCTCTGAGTTGGTCGATGTTCAGGTTCGGTGCAACCCTCCGAGTAAGCTGTTGCAGGGTAGCATCGACAGCTTTAAAATGAATGGTCGAGGCATAGTAATTCGTCGGCAATTTCGCGCGGAGGAGATGTCATTCGAGACTGATGCGGTGTCGATCGATGCTGGTTCGGTAATGCAAGGGAATTTGTCTCTGAAGCAGCCAACTCAAGCGATCGCTGCGGTAAAACTGACAGAAAAAGATATTAATGAAGCTTTTGGTGCGGATTTAGTTAAGAAGCGTCTAGAAAAGCTGACCTTACCCACATTGACAGAACTGTCTGATGGTAAACCCGTTTCCTTTACTGATGTCCAAATTGAACTCTTACCCAACAACGGGTTAAAACTGTTCGCCAAGGCTGACTTAAGCGACAATGGTAAAGTACCAGTAAGCTTAAGTTGTACTCTCGGAGTTGAGAGACGGCGCAGGATTAAGTTTCAAAATGCCAAATTTGAACCGGAAGCAGTCCCAGAAGAGTTACGAGATATTTCCGAACAGTTGACGAATGTGTTGATTGAGATTTTAAATGATATGGTCGATCTCGACCGTTTCAACCTTGACGGGGTGAATATGCGGATTAATCGCCTAGAAACTCAAGGTAATATGCTCGTATTCACTGGTTACGCGCAAATTGAGCGAGTCCCGAAAACAGGTTGA
- a CDS encoding alpha/beta fold hydrolase: MIATGTAEASIPGYYWQWRGHSIYYVKAGTKREGIPPLLLVHGFGASTDHWRKNIAQLKDDFEVWAIDLLGFGRSAKADVQYSGELWRDQLFDFITEVIGSTVVLAGNSLGGYCALCVASQRPSAVMGLVLLNSAGPFTDTKVPENNNSWQKWMSKLSRWVLLQPIPSYLLFQYVRQRSTIRKTLERVYLDRSAVSDRLIEEIYRPSCDRGAAKVFASVFKTPRGEMVDVLLQQLQCPLLLLWGEGDPWMNAKERGAKFKKYYPNLTEHYLRAGHCPHDEVPTEVNRLLRDWVFSVQ, from the coding sequence ATGATAGCCACAGGTACAGCAGAAGCTTCGATTCCAGGTTATTACTGGCAGTGGCGAGGACATTCTATCTATTATGTCAAAGCTGGCACAAAGCGAGAGGGAATCCCGCCACTGTTATTAGTTCATGGTTTTGGTGCGTCTACAGATCATTGGCGCAAAAATATCGCGCAGCTGAAGGATGATTTTGAGGTTTGGGCGATCGACTTATTGGGTTTTGGGCGATCGGCGAAAGCTGATGTACAGTATAGCGGTGAGTTATGGCGGGATCAGCTTTTTGATTTTATCACTGAAGTCATTGGTTCGACCGTAGTCTTAGCGGGAAATTCTTTAGGTGGATATTGTGCTTTGTGCGTTGCTTCCCAACGTCCCTCGGCGGTTATGGGTTTAGTTTTGTTGAATAGCGCCGGACCTTTCACCGATACCAAAGTTCCCGAAAATAATAACTCTTGGCAAAAGTGGATGAGTAAACTCAGTCGCTGGGTTTTGTTACAACCGATCCCCAGTTATTTGTTATTCCAATACGTCCGCCAAAGATCGACGATTCGCAAAACCCTAGAAAGAGTTTACCTCGATCGCTCCGCCGTCAGCGATCGCTTAATCGAAGAAATTTATCGCCCATCATGCGATCGCGGCGCTGCCAAAGTCTTCGCTTCCGTGTTTAAAACTCCCCGTGGCGAAATGGTAGACGTGCTATTGCAGCAATTACAGTGTCCCCTGTTACTTTTGTGGGGAGAAGGCGATCCCTGGATGAATGCTAAGGAAAGAGGGGCAAAGTTTAAGAAATATTATCCCAACTTGACAGAACACTACCTTCGTGCTGGTCACTGTCCCCACGACGAAGTACCAACAGAAGTTAATCGCTTACTCCGCGACTGGGTTTTCAGTGTCCAGTGA
- a CDS encoding CPBP family intramembrane glutamic endopeptidase, whose protein sequence is MFQSDPNLVTILTMGLLLLEFLVLVKFWGKKVYQDSQIFKTYGIAFNRNSFHLFANGLAIGLFFTLGLFFVESALGWVSLQSAKVSLLRIIAEGFISALGVSFAEELFFRGWLFDELKRDYSLKIAAWANALIFATLHFLKPLGEVMRTFPQFPGLIVLGLTLVWAKESARSRLGIAIGLHAGLVWGYYILNVGEIVTYTNRVSPWITGVDGNPVAGLMGLFFLGIMAFWFRRKFEKVR, encoded by the coding sequence TTGTTTCAATCTGACCCCAATTTGGTGACAATTTTGACAATGGGGTTACTCTTACTAGAATTTCTGGTTTTAGTGAAGTTTTGGGGGAAGAAAGTTTATCAAGATTCTCAGATATTTAAAACCTACGGTATTGCATTTAACAGAAATAGTTTCCATTTATTTGCTAATGGTTTAGCTATTGGTTTATTCTTTACTTTGGGATTGTTTTTTGTTGAAAGTGCTTTGGGTTGGGTGAGTTTACAGTCTGCCAAAGTAAGTTTGCTGAGGATAATTGCTGAAGGATTTATCAGTGCTTTAGGTGTTAGTTTTGCCGAGGAATTATTCTTTCGCGGTTGGTTGTTTGATGAGTTAAAGCGAGATTATTCTTTAAAAATAGCGGCTTGGGCTAATGCGCTAATTTTTGCTACATTGCACTTTCTTAAACCTTTAGGAGAAGTTATGCGTACTTTTCCACAATTTCCCGGTTTAATTGTCTTAGGATTAACGTTAGTTTGGGCGAAAGAATCTGCGCGATCGCGTTTAGGTATTGCTATTGGTTTACACGCAGGTTTGGTTTGGGGTTACTATATTTTGAATGTGGGTGAAATCGTTACCTATACTAATCGAGTTTCTCCTTGGATTACTGGAGTTGATGGTAATCCTGTTGCTGGTTTGATGGGTTTATTTTTCTTAGGAATTATGGCTTTTTGGTTTAGGAGAAAATTTGAGAAAGTTAGGTAG